The proteins below are encoded in one region of Periplaneta americana isolate PAMFEO1 chromosome 11, P.americana_PAMFEO1_priV1, whole genome shotgun sequence:
- the LOC138709098 gene encoding box C/D snoRNA protein 1 isoform X2: MLLSSWNGMVTMEEQVVFNRLGNCEVCKEQEAKYTCPRCEIKTCCLTCVKNHKIELLCNGERNKVAYKPISQFTNLDLLSDYRLLEETTRHVDTYVRDPSKQYTALNKLPINLYKLRNAAQKRGTNLCFLPHNFSRSKANSTYFNWKEQLIYWRVEWIFPQAGNLKCCGTRLLESEPLSKLLDAYLNPTDCDPLYLDKLQYYQSAGHRGVVLLLKAERRVGTRFYQLDTSLTLKENLKGKTIIEFPTVYVVLKDHKAAYDILGSEEEEEDRVSSRNGVRNWNSKSNFFFNSNDYSDSEDESNASNERKRKYPKLDIPHYDKLIRQNS, encoded by the exons ACTTGGAAACTGTGAAGTTTGTAAAGAGCAAGAAGCAAAGTATACTTGTCCAAGATGTGAAATTAAGACATGTTGCTTAACATGTGTAAAGAATCATAAAATTGAACTTCTGTGCAATGGTGAAAGAAACAAAGTTGCATATAAACCCATTTCGCAATTCACAAATTTGGATCTTCTCAGTG atTACAGATTATTAGAAGAAACAACGCGCCATGTGGACACGTATGTCAGAGATCCATCAAAGCAGTATACTGCACTAAACAAATTGCCTATT AATCTCTACAAACTACGTAATGCAGCACAGAAAAGAGGAACAAACTTGTGCTTTCTTCCACACAACTTCAGTCGCAGTAAAGCAAACTCAACATATTTTAACTGGAAGGAACAATTGATATATTGGAGGGTAGAATGGATATTTCCTCAGGCTGGCAATCTGAAGTGCTGTGGAACAAG ATTACTGGAAAGTGAACCACTGTCAAAACTATTGGATGCTTATCTGAACCCCACAGATTGCGACCCCCTGTATTTAGACAAACTGCAGTACTATCAGTCAGCTGGACACAGGGGTGTTGTGCTACTTCTTAAAGCTGAACGGAGAGTTGGGACACGGTTTTATCAGCTTGATACATCCCTCACTTTGAAAGAGAATCTTAAGGGGAAGACAATAATAGAGTTTCCAACAGTGTATGTTGTTTTGAAGGATCATAAGGCCGCATATGACATTCTGGGATCag aagaagaggaggaagatagAGTGTCATCAAGGAATGGTGTCAGGAATTGGAACAGTAAAAGCAATTTCTTTTTCAATTCAAACGACTACTCTGATAGTGAAGATGAAAGCAATGCCTCAaatgaaaggaagagaaaatatCCAAAACTTGATATTCCACATTATGATAAACTTATAAGACAAAATTCGTAA
- the LOC138709098 gene encoding box C/D snoRNA protein 1 isoform X1: MVTMEEQVVFNSMMTTTAKHKRNIFILKQEVELLEKIGRGNTNRLGNCEVCKEQEAKYTCPRCEIKTCCLTCVKNHKIELLCNGERNKVAYKPISQFTNLDLLSDYRLLEETTRHVDTYVRDPSKQYTALNKLPINLYKLRNAAQKRGTNLCFLPHNFSRSKANSTYFNWKEQLIYWRVEWIFPQAGNLKCCGTRLLESEPLSKLLDAYLNPTDCDPLYLDKLQYYQSAGHRGVVLLLKAERRVGTRFYQLDTSLTLKENLKGKTIIEFPTVYVVLKDHKAAYDILGSEEEEEDRVSSRNGVRNWNSKSNFFFNSNDYSDSEDESNASNERKRKYPKLDIPHYDKLIRQNS; the protein is encoded by the exons CATGATGACTACTACCGCTAAGCACAAGAGGAACATTTTCATACTGAAGCAAGAGGTTGAATTACTCGAGAAAATAGGGAGAGGAAATACGAAcag ACTTGGAAACTGTGAAGTTTGTAAAGAGCAAGAAGCAAAGTATACTTGTCCAAGATGTGAAATTAAGACATGTTGCTTAACATGTGTAAAGAATCATAAAATTGAACTTCTGTGCAATGGTGAAAGAAACAAAGTTGCATATAAACCCATTTCGCAATTCACAAATTTGGATCTTCTCAGTG atTACAGATTATTAGAAGAAACAACGCGCCATGTGGACACGTATGTCAGAGATCCATCAAAGCAGTATACTGCACTAAACAAATTGCCTATT AATCTCTACAAACTACGTAATGCAGCACAGAAAAGAGGAACAAACTTGTGCTTTCTTCCACACAACTTCAGTCGCAGTAAAGCAAACTCAACATATTTTAACTGGAAGGAACAATTGATATATTGGAGGGTAGAATGGATATTTCCTCAGGCTGGCAATCTGAAGTGCTGTGGAACAAG ATTACTGGAAAGTGAACCACTGTCAAAACTATTGGATGCTTATCTGAACCCCACAGATTGCGACCCCCTGTATTTAGACAAACTGCAGTACTATCAGTCAGCTGGACACAGGGGTGTTGTGCTACTTCTTAAAGCTGAACGGAGAGTTGGGACACGGTTTTATCAGCTTGATACATCCCTCACTTTGAAAGAGAATCTTAAGGGGAAGACAATAATAGAGTTTCCAACAGTGTATGTTGTTTTGAAGGATCATAAGGCCGCATATGACATTCTGGGATCag aagaagaggaggaagatagAGTGTCATCAAGGAATGGTGTCAGGAATTGGAACAGTAAAAGCAATTTCTTTTTCAATTCAAACGACTACTCTGATAGTGAAGATGAAAGCAATGCCTCAaatgaaaggaagagaaaatatCCAAAACTTGATATTCCACATTATGATAAACTTATAAGACAAAATTCGTAA
- the LOC138709098 gene encoding box C/D snoRNA protein 1 isoform X3 yields MKTAFHAFQKLGNCEVCKEQEAKYTCPRCEIKTCCLTCVKNHKIELLCNGERNKVAYKPISQFTNLDLLSDYRLLEETTRHVDTYVRDPSKQYTALNKLPINLYKLRNAAQKRGTNLCFLPHNFSRSKANSTYFNWKEQLIYWRVEWIFPQAGNLKCCGTRLLESEPLSKLLDAYLNPTDCDPLYLDKLQYYQSAGHRGVVLLLKAERRVGTRFYQLDTSLTLKENLKGKTIIEFPTVYVVLKDHKAAYDILGSEEEEEDRVSSRNGVRNWNSKSNFFFNSNDYSDSEDESNASNERKRKYPKLDIPHYDKLIRQNS; encoded by the exons ACTTGGAAACTGTGAAGTTTGTAAAGAGCAAGAAGCAAAGTATACTTGTCCAAGATGTGAAATTAAGACATGTTGCTTAACATGTGTAAAGAATCATAAAATTGAACTTCTGTGCAATGGTGAAAGAAACAAAGTTGCATATAAACCCATTTCGCAATTCACAAATTTGGATCTTCTCAGTG atTACAGATTATTAGAAGAAACAACGCGCCATGTGGACACGTATGTCAGAGATCCATCAAAGCAGTATACTGCACTAAACAAATTGCCTATT AATCTCTACAAACTACGTAATGCAGCACAGAAAAGAGGAACAAACTTGTGCTTTCTTCCACACAACTTCAGTCGCAGTAAAGCAAACTCAACATATTTTAACTGGAAGGAACAATTGATATATTGGAGGGTAGAATGGATATTTCCTCAGGCTGGCAATCTGAAGTGCTGTGGAACAAG ATTACTGGAAAGTGAACCACTGTCAAAACTATTGGATGCTTATCTGAACCCCACAGATTGCGACCCCCTGTATTTAGACAAACTGCAGTACTATCAGTCAGCTGGACACAGGGGTGTTGTGCTACTTCTTAAAGCTGAACGGAGAGTTGGGACACGGTTTTATCAGCTTGATACATCCCTCACTTTGAAAGAGAATCTTAAGGGGAAGACAATAATAGAGTTTCCAACAGTGTATGTTGTTTTGAAGGATCATAAGGCCGCATATGACATTCTGGGATCag aagaagaggaggaagatagAGTGTCATCAAGGAATGGTGTCAGGAATTGGAACAGTAAAAGCAATTTCTTTTTCAATTCAAACGACTACTCTGATAGTGAAGATGAAAGCAATGCCTCAaatgaaaggaagagaaaatatCCAAAACTTGATATTCCACATTATGATAAACTTATAAGACAAAATTCGTAA